Genomic DNA from Shouchella patagoniensis:
CTTGTTTTGATGGTGCGTTTGATACTAGGTAAGTGATAGGTTTGATAAACGTCAATAACTTTATTTCCCGGATCTAATTGTCCAATTCAGCACAAGTTTTGTGTTTCATGTTGTCGTTTGTAAGAACAACTAAGAAATGAATGATTCTGTCAAAACCTCTGTGTAAGATGGCGGTTTTTAAACGTCCCTTTTATGTAGATTCAGAGAATCTTTTTATTGAAGCGCTTTCAAAATAGAGGTGACAATAATTAGAATAAGATGCTATGATTTGTAAAACGAAACTAGGATAGAACGTCAGCCCATGCCTTATTATTAAAAGTTTAAGAGTCTACCAAAACACAAGAATTATTTACATCGGTGTATGAGTCAACAGAGGAATTTTTAAAGAGATGGTGAATGTAATCAAGTAGAAATGCCAACAAAGGAGATGAAAAAATGATTTCAACTGGATATACGTTTATTTCAAATCAATTTATGCTGCATTCAAAAACGGCAGAAAGACTTTATCACGAATTTGCGAAAGACATGCCAATAATTGATTACCATTGTCATGTATCGCCTCAAGAAATTGCCACTAATCGAAGCTATGAGAATTTAACGGAACTATGGCTCCATGGAGACCATTATAAATGGCGGGCAATGCGAACGATGGGGATTAGTGAAGAGTATATTACTGGCGGAAAAACAGATAAGGAAAAATATATGAAATGGGCAGAAGTGGTGCCATACACGATGGGTAATCCTTTGTACCATTGGACGCACCTTGAGTTGAAGCGCTATTTTCAGATTGATGATTTGTTGAATCCGAAAACGGCTGAAGGTATTTGGGAGAAGACAAGGGAACAGTTGAAATCAAAGGAATTACGGACTCAAGGAATTATTAGTCAATCGAATGTGGAAGTGATCTGTACGACGGATGATCCGATCGATTCCCTTGAAGCACACGAGACAATTGCAAATGATGACTCCTTTGCAACAAACGTATACCCTGCTTTTAGACCAGATAAATCTTTGTTTGTGCGTTCACCTCAGTATCCGAGTTACATCGAACAGCTTGCAGAAGCAGCTGGAACAACGATTTATACGTGCAATGATTTAGTAGAGGCACTTAAAAATCGAGCAGCGTATTTTCATGCAAGAGGCTGTCGCTTATCAGACCACGGATTGGAAACATTGCCATTTTCAAGCTGCAAGGAGAGCGAAGCTGAAGCAATTTTTGCAAAAGCGCGTATCGGTGAAGAGCTTACTATAGAAGAAGAACGCCAATTCCAAACGTATGTGCTGTTATCTCTTGGAAGAGTGTATCACTCCTTGGGTTGGACGATGCAGTTTCACCTTGGAGCGCTACGTAACAATAATCTCCGGATGTTAGATCGCCTTGGGCCGGATACAGGGTTTGATTCAATTGGTGATTTTCCTATTGCGCGTGAATTAAACCAATTTCTAAATGAGCTTGACCGTAATAATGAGCTCCCAAAAACAATTTTATATACGCTAAATCCAATCTACAATGATGTGATCGCATCGGCAATAGGTAATTTTCAATCAAGTGATGCTGTCGGTAAGATTCAATTTGGTTCTGGCTGGTGGTACAACGATCAAAAGGATGGAATGGAAAAGCAAATGAAGGATTTAGCGAATATCGGACTGCTTAGCACTTTTGTAGGTATGCTTACCGATTCGCGTAGCTTTCTCTCGTATACAAGGCATGAGTATTTCCGACGTATTCTTTGCAATTTAATTGGAAGTTGGGTGGAAGCAGGTGAATTGCCGCCAGATGAAGA
This window encodes:
- the uxaC gene encoding glucuronate isomerase; translated protein: MISTGYTFISNQFMLHSKTAERLYHEFAKDMPIIDYHCHVSPQEIATNRSYENLTELWLHGDHYKWRAMRTMGISEEYITGGKTDKEKYMKWAEVVPYTMGNPLYHWTHLELKRYFQIDDLLNPKTAEGIWEKTREQLKSKELRTQGIISQSNVEVICTTDDPIDSLEAHETIANDDSFATNVYPAFRPDKSLFVRSPQYPSYIEQLAEAAGTTIYTCNDLVEALKNRAAYFHARGCRLSDHGLETLPFSSCKESEAEAIFAKARIGEELTIEEERQFQTYVLLSLGRVYHSLGWTMQFHLGALRNNNLRMLDRLGPDTGFDSIGDFPIARELNQFLNELDRNNELPKTILYTLNPIYNDVIASAIGNFQSSDAVGKIQFGSGWWYNDQKDGMEKQMKDLANIGLLSTFVGMLTDSRSFLSYTRHEYFRRILCNLIGSWVEAGELPPDEEWLGKLVQNICYHNAKHYFQL